The following are from one region of the Cloacibacterium sp. TD35 genome:
- a CDS encoding acetyl-CoA carboxylase carboxyltransferase subunit alpha — MEYLDFELPIKELMEQYQTCSLVGEESGVDMKLACSQIEDKIIEKKKEIYGNLTPWQRVQLSRHPDRPYTLDFINGIVDKDSFVELHGDRNFADDPAMVGGLAKIDGQSVMIIGTQKGRTTKERQRRRFGMSNPEGYRKALRLMKLAEKFRIPVITFIDTPGAYPGLEAEERGQGEAIARNIYEMCQMKTPIITIIIGEGASGGALGIGVGNKVYMLENTWYSVIAPESCSSILWRSWEYKETAANALKLTPQDMLKEKIIDGIIEEPLGGAHYDPQIAYDNVKKSILTNIKSLKNFTGDELINHRQEKFIAMGKFVG, encoded by the coding sequence ATGGAATATTTAGATTTTGAATTACCAATTAAGGAGTTAATGGAACAATACCAAACTTGTTCTTTAGTTGGTGAAGAAAGCGGTGTAGATATGAAATTGGCTTGCAGCCAAATTGAAGACAAAATCATCGAAAAAAAGAAAGAAATCTACGGAAATCTTACGCCTTGGCAAAGAGTTCAGCTATCACGTCATCCAGACAGACCATACACATTAGACTTTATTAATGGAATAGTAGACAAAGATAGTTTTGTAGAATTACACGGTGATAGAAATTTTGCTGATGATCCTGCTATGGTAGGAGGTCTTGCAAAAATAGACGGTCAAAGTGTAATGATTATCGGAACTCAAAAAGGAAGAACAACTAAGGAAAGACAGCGCAGAAGATTCGGGATGAGTAACCCTGAAGGATACAGAAAAGCGCTTAGATTAATGAAATTGGCAGAAAAATTCAGAATTCCTGTGATTACTTTCATTGACACTCCTGGAGCTTATCCTGGTCTAGAAGCCGAAGAAAGAGGGCAAGGTGAAGCCATTGCAAGAAACATCTATGAAATGTGCCAAATGAAGACACCTATTATCACCATTATTATTGGAGAAGGGGCTTCTGGTGGTGCTTTAGGAATTGGTGTAGGAAATAAAGTGTATATGCTAGAAAATACTTGGTACTCTGTAATCGCACCAGAAAGTTGCTCTTCTATCTTATGGAGAAGTTGGGAGTATAAAGAAACTGCTGCTAATGCATTAAAACTTACTCCACAAGATATGCTGAAAGAGAAAATCATCGATGGTATTATAGAAGAACCGCTTGGTGGTGCACACTATGATCCGCAAATTGCGTATGATAATGTAAAGAAAAGCATTTTAACCAACATCAAGTCTCTCAAAAATTTCACTGGTGATGAATTGATAAATCACAGACAAGAGAAATTTATTGCAATGGGTAAATTTGTAGGTTAA
- a CDS encoding DUF6759 domain-containing protein, which yields MKNKLLLLILLVFSTLSFSQTSQELDKAIMSKDPKVIAEFINKYPNNKNTPFLQRKLNSLTGSGSAAAKPSIEPLNTEKLEKQVEKSEAKGEPDAKAKRTAEVLTHLFNNDPSKKDAYVLIRNKSECNLIVKFEGKKFYNLDVPRMGENYILVQKGTYRITTMICNAQYASVKNITQDVEINLNAAKKVRK from the coding sequence ATGAAAAACAAACTTTTACTTCTTATTTTGCTGGTCTTTTCTACCTTGTCGTTTTCACAAACTTCTCAGGAATTAGACAAAGCAATCATGAGTAAAGATCCTAAAGTGATTGCAGAATTTATTAATAAGTATCCTAATAATAAAAACACTCCTTTTCTACAAAGAAAATTAAACAGCTTAACTGGGAGTGGAAGTGCAGCCGCTAAGCCAAGTATAGAACCTCTGAATACCGAAAAATTAGAAAAACAGGTAGAAAAAAGTGAAGCAAAAGGAGAGCCAGATGCTAAAGCAAAACGTACAGCAGAAGTTCTTACACACTTATTTAATAATGACCCCAGTAAAAAAGATGCTTACGTTTTGATTAGAAATAAGTCTGAATGTAACCTCATTGTAAAATTCGAAGGAAAAAAATTCTATAATCTAGATGTTCCTAGAATGGGTGAAAACTATATTCTAGTTCAAAAAGGAACGTACAGGATTACCACCATGATTTGTAATGCACAATATGCATCGGTAAAAAATATAACTCAAGATGTAGAAATCAACTTGAATGCAGCAAAAAAAGTCAGAAAATAA
- the gltX gene encoding glutamate--tRNA ligase, with translation MSKVRVRFAPSPTGPLHLGGVRTALYDYLFAKNQGGDFVLRIEDTDTARYVEGAEEYIMKALEWCGIVPDESPIHGGNFGPYRQSERRDIYDKYTAEILKTDYAYIAFDTPEELEKVRAEYEAKGEVFSYNNFTRNSMRNSLTLSEQETQELINQNVPYVVRFKMPIDRIVNLEDIIRGKSSVNTNTLDDKVLVKNDGMPTYHFANIIDDHEMEITHVIRGEEWLPSMPLHVLLYEAMGWTAPEFAHLSLILKPEGKGKLSKRDGAKFGFPVFPMNFYDEATGETYKGYKEEGYLPEAFVNFLALLGWSPSDDKEILSLEEMAAEFDLHKVHKAGARFSKEKAEWFNHQYLQRHSKEELLESFKTLEETKNINLSDETLLKIIGLMKERATFVKDIYTQGKFFFEAPNAYDEKAVKKAWNDETSSLMTELSEKLNTTEFKSEILKEEIHHFVEEKGLGFGKVMMPLRLALVGELKGPDVPDLLEILGKEESITRLKLAIEKIK, from the coding sequence TTCTAAGAATAGAAGATACAGATACAGCAAGATATGTAGAGGGCGCAGAAGAATACATTATGAAAGCTCTAGAATGGTGCGGCATTGTCCCTGACGAATCCCCTATTCACGGAGGAAACTTCGGACCATATAGACAATCAGAAAGAAGAGATATTTACGACAAATACACTGCAGAAATCCTAAAAACAGATTATGCGTATATTGCTTTTGACACGCCAGAAGAATTAGAAAAAGTAAGAGCAGAGTACGAAGCAAAAGGCGAAGTTTTTTCATACAATAATTTTACTAGAAACAGTATGAGAAACAGTCTTACGCTTTCTGAACAAGAAACTCAGGAACTCATCAATCAAAATGTTCCTTACGTAGTAAGATTTAAAATGCCGATTGATAGAATTGTAAATCTAGAAGACATCATCAGAGGAAAATCTTCTGTAAACACCAATACTTTAGATGATAAAGTTTTGGTAAAAAATGATGGAATGCCTACCTATCACTTCGCTAATATTATAGATGACCACGAAATGGAAATCACCCACGTCATTCGTGGTGAAGAATGGCTTCCTTCAATGCCTTTACACGTTTTATTATATGAAGCAATGGGTTGGACTGCTCCAGAATTTGCCCACCTTTCTCTAATTCTAAAACCAGAAGGAAAAGGAAAATTAAGCAAAAGAGATGGTGCAAAATTTGGATTCCCAGTTTTCCCAATGAATTTTTATGACGAAGCAACTGGCGAAACGTATAAAGGCTATAAAGAAGAAGGCTATTTGCCTGAAGCTTTTGTAAATTTCTTGGCTCTCTTAGGCTGGTCCCCTTCAGACGACAAGGAAATCCTAAGCCTAGAAGAAATGGCTGCAGAGTTTGACTTGCATAAAGTTCACAAAGCAGGTGCAAGATTTTCTAAAGAAAAAGCAGAATGGTTTAATCATCAATATCTTCAGAGACATTCTAAAGAAGAGCTTTTAGAAAGTTTTAAAACTCTAGAAGAAACCAAAAACATCAATCTTTCAGACGAAACTTTATTAAAGATTATTGGCTTAATGAAAGAAAGAGCCACTTTCGTGAAAGATATTTATACTCAAGGAAAATTCTTTTTCGAAGCACCTAATGCTTATGATGAAAAAGCGGTAAAAAAAGCTTGGAATGATGAGACTTCTTCTCTTATGACAGAACTTTCAGAAAAATTAAACACTACAGAATTTAAATCAGAAATTTTGAAAGAAGAAATTCATCATTTTGTAGAAGAAAAAGGTTTAGGCTTTGGGAAAGTCATGATGCCGCTTAGACTCGCTCTAGTAGGGGAATTAAAAGGACCAGACGTGCCAGATTTATTAGAAATTTTGGGTAAAGAAGAAAGTATAACAAGGCTAAAATTAGCCATAGAAAAAATAAAATAA